From Branchiostoma floridae strain S238N-H82 unplaced genomic scaffold, Bfl_VNyyK Sc7u5tJ_1573, whole genome shotgun sequence:
CGACATGTTTTAGCCATGCAACTTCTCGTAGGTGCTTTAAAGTTAGCATCTTACTGCACTTTTGGCAccggttcgttcactgcggcactgttgttttattttcgccaattttttatgatttagatatataactttattgcacaacaattgtacgaggtacaaagtatggcatctacataactacagtgctataacttaacttagggcttatctaactaatacaggagttgtagtatgggataagtttcttacaatcattggaggcttttacaatcatttggggaatttctaatgtcaaaaccttctttgatatattttcctatatctgccatgcagggattgtcacatgtcattatgtatctgaatttgcacttcaggtccatttggataaatccttgtgtacaaaatgacagccttctgtatagagaattgcgtatatcggaatatttgggacatacaaccataaagtgatattcgtcttcgattagctctggacagaatggacaaaccctctggtcaatagggattttttggaatcttccggtttctatatttaatttgtgacagccaattctgagttgtgtaattgccctacgaacgtcaaggctctttatggttgaaatgtaattttcttgcttgtaatgcttgttcaatgtagaaagagatgagagtttggaattgtttcgaatagaggaatgccaattttgcacgtatatatcttgtaaacgttgtcgtaactgagtggtgattgtgtctatgtggtatgacctcgggttcagccatatgtgtccaaagccttggtagttgaggatattttttacgtggacaatccaatcatgttctccaaatgaaacagtattgtatgcctcacgaagaagggcatcttcgggcagattaactaaacgatgccaatatttcacaagttgcatttctgcatcaatcctagctgggaaagttcccaattctcccctgacaccatcgtttgaggctttggcatgaatgcctaacagaaatttttggaagcgcatgtcaatgatgtcaaattctggaatttgttgatttgagtctaggtttataatttggaaaccgttatctcgtaaaatatggctattggcatgacgcaatagtatttctttatctgtatttctttccaaacatacaacataagtaGTATTCAAAGCAGAAGAGGTGGTTTTTCGAATGGTAGCTGGAAAGTTATCTTGAATATTAAGTTTTttaagtaaagtagaaaaaacctttgaggaAGGTTCGCAGATGTTATTGGTATGTgatacaatgattcttatacttttagaaaaacggtcaaagcaagtgatttctgaacagtacataaagatgggttttacaaatttgtcaaatagattttttccgagattgattgaaatgtccttGTTAGAAAGTAAAAGAGCCTTGAGTTTGAAAAGTGCTctcattgctttggttttcaaatatttcctggcggttttgaattttccggagaatgtgaaaggaatgccgaggtatgtatagctgtcagtgatttctatatttttgccataaatatggaattggtctttgttattcttgctagaacctttgccaaaaacaactaccttggtttttgaaacattgacagatagcttccatttcttacaatagttttctaggcagtcaatacaatgctgtagcccttgttttgacgatgaaatcagagcgagatcgtctgcccaggatAAACAGTTTAGAGATTTTGAGGTTAGGACTGCAGGGTCACATTTTGTGGGGTCAAAGCACTCAGATatatcattgatgaataaattaaataatAAAGGACTAAGATTACATCCCTGCCGTACTCCGCATACGGAAGGAAAGGAGTTTGATAATCCATTATCTAATCTAACTGCATAATTCACATCATTGTACATGGATTTTATAATATTAAAGAAATTACCTCCGATACCACATTTATGCAACTTATAGAATAGCCCATCTCGCCAaacactgtcaaatgccttcctcatgtcaacaaagcatacGAATAGTTTTCCGCCTTTTTTCTTGGTGTATTTGTCTATTAgagattttaagataaaaacattGTCGGAGGTTCTACATCTTTTCCGGAACCCAAACTGTGTGTCATCtagaagtttgtttctttctgcaaaGTTTTGTAACCTGTTGTTTAGAATGAGTGTGAATAATTTGGATAGACAACTAGAAATCGCTATTCCTCGATAGTTGTCTGCATTACTTTTATCACCTGATTTATGTATTGGCGTAAGAATGCTTGTATTCCAGTTGGAAGGAAAGGTGCCTTTATCAAGTATAGTATTGAAAAGACTCACTAAAGGTTGACATAGATGTTTTGCACCATactttaacatttcatttgagATTGAGTCGATACCGGAAGCTTTTCccgtttttaataattttaaacCATTTAAGACTTCCACTGGAGTGAATGGGAAATCTAAGGGATTTGGGGTATGATCATCTAACTGATTAAGGTATTCAGTGACCGTTTTTTcgaagacagtatcaaagctgctgTCATTTATCAAATTATTTAAACTTGTAAAGTGGTGTATCCATTCTTCAGATGTTATATTGGGATCGcaagtatttttgttgtgttttccacTGATTTCTTTGTCCAAATATTTTAAAAGTGACCAAAATTCCTTtggattgtttttgttgaatTCTTCCAATTTTGCTAGAAGGTCGGAATTGTACTTCTGTTTACGCTGTTTGATGAGTTTCTTGTAATCACGCAAAGCTGTGAAATATTTGCTTCTAATTTCTTTTAGCCAGGgttcttttttcaatgccaGTGACAGTCTTTTTAAACGTTGGCGTGAAGACCAGCAGCATTGATCAAaccaaactttgtttttcttaccgCTTTGTGcgggtttctttgtttgtttatttggctttgttttcagtgaCTTCTTTGCTACATCTAGCAATAACTCTGTAAAGTTTGTAACAGATTTTTCAGTCGAACAGAATGATGTTTGGCAgaagttttgaaattttgaaattgtatcTCTACTATCTAAAATACTttgatatattgattttgattcaTCTGTCCAAATGAATGCGGTTGGTTTGGGTTTTATCTGGTTAGTTGCTTTTTGAAAATGAGCGGAGTAGTTTGTTGACAATGAGAAGGAAACATGACAATGATCAGAAAATTCGGAGATTGGGctaacatttacatattgtacatcGGATAATAGAGAATTGCGCACAATACAATAATCGACAACACTAGAACCGTTGTAATGATAACAGGTAAAATCGCCTTTTAGGTCCCCCGCGAATCTACCATTTAGAATAGTTAAATCGGCTGCTGAACACAAATCTATCAATGTTTTACCGTAGTTGTTAACTTTGATATCTCTGTTCTGTCTGTTTTTGGTGAAACAGAGACCGTCTGTTATAGGattgtcaaaggtgaaagtgTCAAAATGATTTTCTATCAACTGGCCAGTTCTTGCATTTAAATCGCCTAACACGACGATATCTCCTAAATTAgagtatttacatatgtcatTAGAGAGTATTTCAAAGGGAGATTCATTAGACGATTTAGAAGATGATTCGGGGGGGATATAGGCATTACATAAATATAAGTCATTTTCTAAGCCAAAAAATTGCTTGTCAAACTTGCACCAAACAGTATCTACCGTACTACTAACTAATTTGGAAATCCCTCTCCtgtacaaacttttaaaaataactGCTACCCCACCTGAATTCCGTTTAGCCCCTTTACTTCTAATTCTACTGCTAGTGAAAAAACTATAACCTGGtatgtctaaatctacataacTGTCTAGCCAGGTCTCTTGAACACAAATGATGTCGCTATTTTCTACATATGAAAGAAATTCGTCATCTTTGAATTTCTTGCAACAGCTTCCCTGGATATTCCAAGAAGAAAATACTAGTGCAGATGTTTTTGGCATCCTCCGTATTTGAATAGGAGTACACAATATCTACATGGGATCGGTATTATGACATATGCATACGAAATAGTTGTAAAAAAAGGAGAATAAACTCCTCTAGAATTGAGAGTGAACATAGTATGAAGATAAGGAATAACTTTACCTCTACGGCTTTACATGTCTGTGAAGGATGGTATCAAAGTTCATTTAAGGTCCCAGAAATCAAGATGTGAGAATGTCCCATGCTTCACGGAAACGCTTTCCAATCTGCTTCCACTGGAGAACTGTCTGTTTGGTGGGTCGTAACTGCAGCGTGGCGATCGGTGAAGTCGGGACTTGTAGAGTTCCATTAGACCGGCTTCCCGTGGTGATCGGTGAGGTCACGACTTGTTGGGTTCCACCAGGTCGGCTTCCTGTTGTAGGGTTTCGGTTGGATGTCAGACTAGCAGGACTGACAGGCTTCCTCGATCCAAGTGGAATGGCATTCACACTGTTCTTGAACCAGTCTCGTGTCGGGATGGCATTGTCACGTTTGGTGGCGGCAGTTTGAGGCCTTGGGTGAGCGTGTTGGTCGGAGGAGCGGTATCCACGTTGTGGGCGCGGCGTCGGAAGCTGTGGCGGGCCCGCTGTTGGTGTAGGTGGCGATGCATTGAGTGTGCGTTTGACGTCGGCAACTAGTAGTTTGGTTCCACTTCTGGGGTCTAGGTGTATTTGGTCTGGCAGGTAGAGATGTCTGTCCTGTGTTAACTTCCTGTGTTTAATGTACGTGAAGCCAGAATTCCTGGATAGTTTGAGTACTTCTTGGTTGTATGATTTGATATTCTCATTCAGGGTGGATCTCTGATTCGGTCCTCTTTGTAGTACTTGGGACACAGCCACCCTCGCATTTGGGAAGGACTTCTTTGTCGCTTCTAGCAGCCTGTCAGTGTTACGGAGCGTCTTGTGAACTGAGTCTGAGTGTCCTTTGCTGTTATCTAGATCGTTAGATCCAACGTGTAAAATAACAGTCTTGGTTGTGGAATCCTTGATGTTGCTGATGTTGTCAACGGCCGCACTTATGGTGCTGCTCCTGTGGATCTTTGTATGGTTTGCTTTAAAAGCGCGATCTGGATCCACATCCCGAAAAAGTGAATCTGAAAAGATTCTTATCTCAACCCCGGCATTCTCACTTCGCACATGGTTGTTCACAGATTGGGGCATGTTGGTACAGACAGCTGGTGTCTGGTCGTCGGGAAcaatggtttgtttgttgtgcttCTTGTTCACGGGAGTAAAGCCATTGTCATGTGAAGTAGACCTGTCATTGTTATGGGAACTTGGGGCTTTGTTGTCATGTAGAGAGTGCGTCACACCACAATGGCAGGTAGCAAACATCTGTTCCAAATCTTTATACCTGTCCACCAGTACCTGAATCTCTGAATCTTGCTTTGTTATGATGTCTTGTAGGTCGGCATTTGAAGCTGCCAAATCatctactttcagggacatacTATGAAGTCTCTCTTTCCATAGGTTCCTTTCGATCGAGATCTCTTGCTTTGCTTCTGATTTCTCCTTCATGAGCTTTTCTTTCTGTAGAGTCATGTCTTTGCGAGAATTGTTCAGATCTGTCTGGAGTTTTGCGGTAGCCTTTCTGATATGACTTTCAAGTGCCTTCTGAGCGGCTTCGATCTGTGTGGATATGGCATTCAGACTTTTCATGTGAGCCTTCTCTCGCTCCTTTTCTTTCGCGATTAGCTCGTCCCTGAAGGCGTTGAGTTTGCCGATCGTATCTACGTATTGTTTTTGTAGATCGTTGAAGGCACTGTCACTCGCTTTTATGGACTTTTCAACAGAAATCACACGTTCTAGATACACTTCTACTGGAGAGTTCGATGTACCTGTTAGTGTTACGTTACGTGTGTCACTTGACTCGTTTGTTTCAGAAGTTACGCCGGATGTCACTGGGGGGTCGCGTGAGTCACCGGTTATGGCGTCACCGGCACTTTGGGCGCCATTTACAAAATCCTGTTGCAGCTGTTCTGTGAAACTGCTACCAGTTGGGGTTTCAAGACCCTCTAATGTTCGTGGAGCGGTGGATTTGGGCATAGTCGGTGTCTCAGTCACATTGGATGGACATGGTGTCTTGGGCAAGGGCTGTTCTGTAGAGATTGTCTGGAAGCTATTGACGGCGTCCCTCACGCGTTGGACGCCATCTTTGGCGCTTGCCCTTGTACGTTTGTCAAgcattgttacattgtttttCAGTTCAGGGTACAGTAAATCTACCCACCACTTGGTTCTTTGACCCTGAACCATTAGACCATTCTTCTTGTGGTAAAAGTGAACTGATAGAAGGCTTTTACCTGTCTTTGTTGCCGATGAGAAGTTGACGGACAAGCTTGTTGTGCCTTGCGTGGATTTCCAGGTCACTGTTGTTCCTTTGTGGTCTTCAAAGTTCTTGTCAAAGTTGTCCTTGTGAAGTTGAATCCACTTGTCTAGCTGGCTTGTCCGCAGTTTCACTCCACACAGTCGAGACTTTTCCACGTCTTCGTAGTCGAAGGCCAGGGTTTCGTCCAGCGGGACTTTGGAGAGATTGATATTCCATGGTTTCGTCGTGGGCGTCTTACCCTTTGGCGTCTTGGACTCGGCTCCCATATTTCAATGTTCCTCTGTCGTTACAGATGTTATTAAAAATCCTCAAAATTATAGAATACGTGAGACGTTAAGATAGACTCACATATGCACTAAAATACCTTACTCCATGTAGTATTATGGTACTCCAAACTAAGTCACATACGGAGAGCTAACGACGCGTGTCCGcgtccgtccgccatcttgaaatttATACACGTGCTAGTAAGGAGGACTCAAGCTAACAGTttactcaagcatctggatTAAATTTAGAAATGGGTGAAAAAAGTGAGTAGCCAGCACTTCTTGTCCATTCCGCTAGGTGAACATCCTAGCGCCCACCCTCTGTTCCCAGCTGGCTGTGCAGCAGATGAGGAAGCGAGAAGTGGACGATGGACACATCATCACCCTGAACAGGTTTTTTGTACCTTTAtgtaaccttgatacatcttcgGCCTTGGCCATagagatttaccacatttgtgtaaGGATTGACATAACCGATGGTCGTTGCCTGTTACAAGTATTGGCCTATCATCATAAGGACTGCAATCAGACTTTTCGTCAGGCATGCGTCTAGGTGTCATTTAGACATGCTTtccttaaaataacaagaaattgtgCGCACTAGATGCATATGCCCTTTCACTGGGAAGAAGATCCTCTAACAAGCATGaatgccactaggtcatttgtggtcactgtcttctactgtgacctctctggcAGTAATTCTGCCCTTCAGGATatcttagaatgcaccattttattgaaaattctcATTATGGAAGGTGGATACCCTCCGGACGCCCCTACAATAGTCGcatctaggggtgggtactggtacatcaaattcaggtccaggtctggttcaggtccaaaggatcaggtccaggtccaggtccagacctgaacctggacctgattaaatatatgagaacttgtgaatggacgaagctcaaaacaatggtccatttcactacaaagtaatctgttttatgtagtattcgactcccactgacattttaaaagcctacaaggctaactacctctgtactattgactgtgaAATTTGATAAAATGACCATAGACTCTACtgtactttgctcttgttattttccttgactcaggtaagccccaaaacgtgtgaatgcctgaacATGTAATCTGATCATTGTCCAATAGGTACAACATcaggtccaccgaattttttcaggtccgttttttctggaccggttcaagaagaagaaaaacggttttgtaccggtaccaacccctaGTCGCATCAATATCACTTACCGGTACTATGACTCATTgggaaatttggacaccctattatATAGTATAATAAGTCCTAGCTAAAAGCCCATAACCCACCAACCTGATGAATTTATTTTTGATACTATATCATAGCTATGTTGTTCCTAAGATATAAATGTGGatacatatgaaaaaaaaataattctgtATTGTTTCAGTATGTCTGGTCATCGCATTTCTGCTAGCAATGTCTTTTACTGTATGACGAAGTTCGCCATGACAGCCATGACTGAAGGACTGAGGAGGGAGTTGAGGGAGATGAAGTCACACATCAGAGCGACGGTCCGTCTCGTAGATGCTGCTTCAACTACTGAAGTTTATTACGTattaggcaatgttgatttgacttTTTGATGACATCTGCATGCACATCaacttttgtctgtttgcaAAGTTTCTGACCGTACTGTAAGTTgtacaaagtagctgcaaaatgagcaaatatatgcttaAGTTGCAAAGTAATATTGGAAAATGGATTATGTCATATTATGCCAAAGTCAATTGCAAAGTCAGAGAAGAAGATGTGAGAGaaaaagaatctattgtttattATTCCATACTATATGCAGTCTTTTGAGACACAAACATATTCAATGTACAATTACAAGTCGTCGTATTGTTTGCTTAAAAGGGAAAAGTTTCAtgaaggtacaatgtattttacataatcattctttcattctttcGTCCTGTTTTGTACAGTGCATTTCTCCTGGACTAGTGGAGACAGAGTTTGCCTTTCGTCGTAATAAAGATGACCCACAAAAGGCTCGAGATCTTTATGCCAGCATTGAAGTAAGTCATCATGTTGTGTTGTACGGTATCTAATTGATCAATCATGATCAATGATAATGAAGGCTGCTTTGATGTGTTGTCGGTGTCTAATTGATAAGACTGATCAGTCATGATCATGATTAGGCTGCTGTGATGCAAATGCAACAGCGtaagaatattgttattgatagctatcctgtccttgtcaaatcccatttgtattgtctctgttattgacagcagggctagccctttgtaacaGCCACAAGCTAGTTGGGCAGCACTGACCGTGGCCGTActaaacagccaaaccaataaataaaaatagaagATAACATTTATACtctgttttatattttttcaGTGCCTGCAAGCCAAGGACCTTGCTGATGCAGTTCTGTATGTCTTGGGTGCCCCACCACATGTGGAGGTGAGCTTTATGGACTGAGGACTTACATCAGACGCAGGATTGTATCCAGCctaaaatcattttccgtcccctcgattttggaTCCTATTGAGCGCCTTTGGTGCAAAGTTCCTAGGAATGTCGGGAGGGGGGCTTGGGCATGGTCCACCAGGAAATTTTGAGATCTAGACCTTCTGAACGCTatatcctgcattttgagaTGTAAATTTTGCtagtagactaagctgttcaaaaacatctgttttagtgaaaaattacacaagggagacagtttttttttacaaattacatATCATATTTTTGTCCTTTAcaaaggacggaatgggcaaatttttttccgtccctagctgcaaaattctgtcaaaggacagaaggacgggtgctggctacaaccctgatcagACATATAAAAATAGAATAATGTACTGTATACATGATAGTTCGACTGGTGGCAAGGTGGtctcagtgtgagtggatcaaaccttacattccagtgtgagtggatcaaaccttacatgCCAGTGTGAgaggatcaaaccttacatcccagtgtgagtggatcaaaccttacatgccagtgtgagtggatcaaaccctacatcccagtgtgagtggatcaaaacctacatcccagtgtgagtggatcaaaccttacatcccagtgtgagtggatcaaaccttacattcCAGTGTGAGGTGATCAAATGGCAGTTTGCTCAAGTGGTGAGTAAAATTGCTGTGGTACTGTACAGAAGGATGATCACTACAACTGTATTTATGTTTTTGGAATATTAATGTACATATAGTTCTTAGAATAAGGAAATATTGCAGTTGTCTTGAAGTAGAAAatcattctgtttttattttcagattAATGACATTTGGATGAGGCCAACAGAACAGACCATGTAACAGACAAGGATCTTCAGCACAGATAATAGAAATGGCTAGATACCACAAAACACCTATGAGGTACATGAAGCCCCGCAACTCTGAAgccacaatttttttctggtgGACTGATGGATACCTGAGGTACCTCTCAGTCTCCACAAAGTTAGGTCAGGGCATCTACTTCTCACCAGGTTCCAGCTTGATTGGAAGTGGCAACTTTTCTCAAACTAGACTGTAGTATTTCTGGGGATGAATTTGCAATTCATAGGTGATAGCTGTCTATAGACATTCCATAGACGAAAGAGATTGATTGCCATTATTACGACGGCAGACCTTAGTATCTGATCTTAGTGTCCGAACTTTATTAATATATGTTTGGACTTTCAAATCAAATGATCAGGAAAATTATTCCCGTCCAATAATCCAAAGTATGTGAACATGCTTTTGTTAATTGTATCTCAACAGATGTTGTCCCTTTATTCTCATTGTAGTATTCTAAGAACTGGGGAACACCCCTCCCCCTTTACATATGCAGTGTGCCACACATTTCCAGAGCTACCTCAGTAAATTATGCATCCAATAAAGTATCAGAATCAGCAAAGTTACCTCTCTATCCTGTTTTGTTTCAATTCCGTACAATAAGATTATACTAGATTAATAAATGCACAACCTGCTGACATCTTCAACTCTCTAATCAAGAGTCTAACATTACAAATCTgtgtcttatatatatatattggaaaATTCTTGGAGGATATGGCTGGAACCATTTCTGTATTCCTCCATGGTTTGTTTGTGCTTGGATTCATATAACGTGAATATTGTCATTGAGAAAAGACAATATAAGATGATAGCTAATGACTGTTGCTTTCgtgatcttgaaccagtttagctTCATGAAATCAATGAACAGTTGAActactcttccactggtcgtgacagagacgACAGacaatatgtacagtatttacaggttcattgtaccagggaactCCCCTATAGCTCTTTTAGTACAATGAGCAGTGTACCCATCCTAAAGACTGCAACCCTTCTCAGGAGTATGCATGTGGTTCAACAGTGGAATGAGTGAAAACAGCCAGGATTTGACATTTTGGTCCAGAGGCCAGGTCACCAACTACTATACTGGACTGCGCAACATCTTCACCATTGCATCACTATCAACACCAGGTatctttatatttcagccatacatagtatggtgaaatatattgtattcgtaatgtttctttctttctttctttctttctcctgtcaaatcttcaaagtgattcatctccgccgttcctggaccgaatcacctgaaattcggcacaggggtagagtgggccaataccttgatgcttttttcccatttttttcatatctgcctctaaaatgattttattgagattttttggtcaattttagaccaaaactgtatattttggcccctgtaccctggtattacagccaaatgagctgaaatttgacagagacgtgccctgataatgcccccatataaattcgataacacttttggtgtacagtacaacaaaatgcttatttttgcgattttttgaccaatatttgaccaaaaaaggacacttttggctcctgtaccttggtattgcaaccgaatgagctgaaatttgacacagatgtgccttgataatgccctcatataaattcaataacacttttggtgtacagtgcaacaaaatgcttatttttgcgatttttggccaatttttgaccaaaaaaaggacacttttggcccctgtaccctggtattacaattaaatgacctgaaatttggtatagataggcattagatacttggtaacaagattcaagtaaaattttgacataaacaactttaaaatgattaattttggcacttttctgaggggaaatttgttttcttttggcctcctgacgtgaccttccgtgaccccgcacagagccacacctgtgcgcgtcagccggagagttaattgaatcaaagacctagccaatcagcgaagaggaggccaaaggctaattaatattcataagcggggcctcatgatcccgtatatagcagtgttcccgccagggggagcgaagcccgcctaaggctctcgcattttagactattcagaaggctttatattgtatcagttcttaggggcatatctatgataatcgcagcagtcacttaacttctcttcaggagttaagcgtaacactatttcaggtcaaaccgtcaaaggcaactaaaaacaaactttaacaaacgctcctacagtacctgcacctgcttgataactattaaatcgtatgccctacttgaataaaaaaagttcactgcaataataaatgtacccacatcacaaggagcttatacttttttaaacttacacctagttatcgtactgaaaattgttaatgacattacatgaagtcattcaacaattttcagtcatgatgaaaattttctgaatggaaggtgtgattattgtcattttctgaaaaatagaagcaagctctgtttttacctggaatcaattcacaataccagtccactttgggggataatgtactgttaagaggatgttccatttttgcgcaggggtgatttggaacagtccaatgttgcgtgggaaggggtatggctgaaatatgctgtatttgctcttaagcaaatgtcggcctttctagttcaacATCAGCTTGTGTCAAATGAGAATGGAGGAAATGCAGAGGATTTTCCAACACACGAGACAAATACTGTTCCAAACGCAAATGAAATGCCAATACAAATATTTGATGCATTAGCATACTTTTACCTCATGACACATTATAAGTTGAGTTTATGAAACTTGCAAGCTTTCGAAAACGTCCTACACTGTCA
This genomic window contains:
- the LOC118408333 gene encoding dehydrogenase/reductase SDR family member 11-like — its product is MLLKILKIIEYVNILAPTLCSQLAVQQMRKREVDDGHIITLNSMSGHRISASNVFYCMTKFAMTAMTEGLRRELREMKSHIRATCISPGLVETEFAFRRNKDDPQKARDLYASIECLQAKDLADAVLYVLGAPPHVEINDIWMRPTEQTM